A window from Zingiber officinale cultivar Zhangliang chromosome 7A, Zo_v1.1, whole genome shotgun sequence encodes these proteins:
- the LOC122002759 gene encoding ATP-dependent RNA helicase eIF4A-like: MRGTGMDHAEATLPSPSPPSSSFASHFSPGHHFYVAVDRLQFKMETLLDLLGVAGRRQSLPIVICCSSRDELDAVCAAVSNLSFISLTPLYSDLADNDRALILEKFRHSSAGWNQNSSLFPGDGLESSSETKKSCMIVVTDACLPLVGMGEAPLSARVVINYELPTKKEVYLRRMSTCLAADGIVINMVVGGEVVTLRGLEESSGLIVAEMPINISEII, encoded by the exons ATGAGGGGAACGGGCATGGATCACGCCGAGGCGACGCTACCCTCCCCCtcccctccctcctcctccttcgCCTCTCACTTCAGCCCTGGGCATCATTTCTACGTCGCGGTCGATCGGCTTCAGTTCAAGATG GAGACGCTGCTGGATCTTCTAGGGGTCGCAGGGCGCCGCCAGTCGCTTCCCATCGTGATCTGCTGCAGTTCACGCGACGAGCTGGATGCAGTATGCGCTGCCGTATCCAATCTCTCCTTCATCTCCCTTACCCCGTTG TATAGTGATTTGGCTGATAATGATCGTGCATTGATACTGGAAAAGTTCCGCCACTCCAGTGCTGGATGGAATCAAAACAGTAGCCTTTTTCCGGGGGATGGTCTGGAATCTAGTAGTGAAACCAAAAAGTCATGTATGATAGTTGTCACAGATGCATGTCTTCCTCTAGTTGGCATGGGAGAGGCACCTCTTTCTGCTCGTGTCGTAATTAATTATGAGTTGCCAACAAAGAAG GAAGTGTACTTGAGGCGTATGTCAACCTGTTTAGCTGCAG ACGGTATCGTCATCAACATGGTCGTTGGAGGCGAGGTGGTGACACTTAGAGGACTTGAAGAAAGCAGTGGCCTCATTGTTGCAGAGATGCCCATAAAT ATATCTGAGATTATATGA